A genomic segment from Drosophila willistoni isolate 14030-0811.24 chromosome 2L unlocalized genomic scaffold, UCI_dwil_1.1 Seg168, whole genome shotgun sequence encodes:
- the LOC6641065 gene encoding uncharacterized protein LOC6641065 has product MSCQVLFLISLLNIFTYINCSGDLNGYRLYSQADHSLTLITNQAITSAIEVVDNVVEDLLVLDSQNSIILGYLNSFDAFIAVSDNKTEETLDTFYKIVKSYMDDDVAEKTSSIETQLIALCLQRHGFDRWKRTIQLRMGQFQKNLHKKLVKYLDTLDDEERAAVEHRWKHVGLREGASGGQQRRLEKLREFVRWLGKIRDSETDTEI; this is encoded by the exons ATGAGTTGCCAAGTGCTCTTCCTCATTAGTTTG CTAAATATATTCACCTATATAAATTGCTCTGGGGATTTAAATGGCTATCGTTTGTATAGCCAAGCAGACCACAGTCTTACTCTGATAACCAATCAGGCCATAACTTCTGCCATTGAAGTAGTTGATAATGTTGTTGAGGATCTTTTGGTATTGGACTCGCAGAATTCTATAATACTTGGCTATTTAAATAGCTTTGATGCCTTCATAGCTGTTAGTGATAACAAAACTGAGGAAACTTTGGACACATTCTATAAGATTGTTAAATCATATATGGATGATGATGTGGCTGAGAAAACCTCAAGCATTGAGACACAATTAATTGCCCTGTGTCTGCAACGACATGGCTTCGATCGCTGGAAACGTACCATTCAACTGAGAATGGGTCAATTTCAGAAAAATCTCCACAAGAAACTTGTGAAATATCTAGACACTTTAGACGACGAAGAACGTGCTGCAGTGGAACATCGTTGGAAACATGTTGGCCTAAGAGAAGGAGCATCTGGTGGACAACAGAGACGTTTAGAGAAATTAAGAGAGTTTGTCAGATGGTTGGGTAAAATCAGAGATTCAGAGACTGATACCGAAATATAG
- the LOC6641066 gene encoding protein FAM76B: MEPLDEKLYRCSRCLGRCLWHDLSRQEHRCPQCRIPIRTCAICDKNFEPREKAHYYCKRCDFYLEKQAAIKPPPIEEEAYGEEYSEDNEEEMHTTNKASVMERWQEIKTAAGIVDDFYLSD; this comes from the coding sequence ATGGAACCGTTGGATGAGAAGTTGTATCGATGTAGTCGCTGCTTAGGGCGTTGCCTGTGGCATGATTTGTCACGACAGGAACATCGTTGTCCCCAATGCCGTATTCCGATCAGAACTTGTGCCATTTGTGATAAGAATTTTGAGCCACGTGAGAAGGCCCATTACTATTGCAAACGTTGTGATTTCTATTTGGAGAAACAAGCAGCCATTAAGCCGCCGCCGATAGAGGAAGAGGCCTACGGAGAGGAATACTCAGAGGATAACGAGGAGGAAATGCATACAACAAACAAGGCTTCGGTAATGGAACGCTGGCAGGAGATTAAAACAGCAGCTGGCATTGTCGATGATTTCTACCTCAGTGATTGA